Part of the Micropterus dolomieu isolate WLL.071019.BEF.003 ecotype Adirondacks unplaced genomic scaffold, ASM2129224v1 contig_1570, whole genome shotgun sequence genome is shown below.
AGATGAGCTGTGATCTCACTCTGTTTACTGATGTCTCTCTTTCAGGTGCACATTTTGCCCAGAGGATGTACGGATGTGAGTGGGACGATGAGACTGGAGAGGTTAAAGGTTTTTTTCAAGATGGTTACGATGGAGAAGACTTCATAGTATTTGACCTGAAGACAGAGACATGGATCGCTCCAAAACCACAGGCTGTCATCACCAAACACAAGTGGGATAATCAAGCTGTGATCGCACAGAGGAAGAACTACCTGACCCAGGAGTGCGTTGACTGGCTGAAGAAGTATGTGGACTATGGGAGGAGTTCTCTGCTGAGAACAGGTAGAATCACATGACCTGATGTAGTTTCATGGACACAACAATGTTAAAAAGCCTCATTTGTTTCTAACCAACAGcaacattataataaata
Proteins encoded:
- the LOC123964297 gene encoding major histocompatibility complex class I-related gene protein-like, which produces MSCDLTLFTDVSLSGAHFAQRMYGCEWDDETGEVKGFFQDGYDGEDFIVFDLKTETWIAPKPQAVITKHKWDNQAVIAQRKNYLTQECVDWLKKYVDYGRSSLLRTDLPSVSLLQKTPSSPVSCHATGFYPDRATMFWRKDGEELHEDVDLGEILPNNDGSFQTSVDLNPPTGDWEKYECVFQLSGVKNDIVTKLEKSKIRTNGGKTGIR